Below is a genomic region from Argonema galeatum A003/A1.
CTGCTTCCATCAGCGGTAAAAAATCTCCAAAACTGACTTTTCGGATCGGTTCTGAATCGATCACAACTCTCTTCTCCCTTCCAAAGCACGTGCCAAAGTCACCTCATCCGCATACTCCAACTCGCCACCCACAGGTAAACCAAACGCAATGCGCGTCACCTTTGTAAAAGGCTTCAACAACTGACCCACATAAAGCGTCGTCGTCTCGCCTTCCACACTGGGAGTAATTGCCAAAATCACTTCTTTAGTTTTCTGCTGACTCACCCGCCGCACTAAGGGCGAAACATTCAACTGTTCTGGGCCAATACCATCCATCGGAGAAATTACACCGCCCAGGATGTGATACTTACCGCTATATTCTCGCGTTTTTTCCAAAGCGATCAGATCCCGCGAATCCGCTACCACACAAAGAGTGGTATTATCGCGATTTGGGTTGCGGCAAATCTCGCAAACAGGCTCAGCAGATAAGTGAAAACACTCTTGACACAAACCAACTTGTTGTTTAGCCTCAATCAAAGCTTGGGCTAGCGCCTGGACTTCATCTTCCGATCGCTTGAGGATATGTAAAGCCAAGCGTTGAGCCGTTTTAGGGCCAACACCGGGCAGGCGTTGTAATTGCTCGATCAAACGAGCTAAAGGGCGTGTGTAAACCGTGGTACTGCCTCCGAATCCGTCCTTTTCAATCATAAAGAAAGCGATCGCCATCTGGAGGGCGTTTGTGGTTATTCTAAATCAACCTTTAGGGGTGTAATTCTTATGCGGAAGAATGATATAGGGATTAGTGTCACTCCAATTGACATGAAGGAAACTACGTGCTATGGAAACTTTGGTTCGATATACTCGTCGATATAGCTAGT
It encodes:
- the recR gene encoding recombination mediator RecR produces the protein MIEKDGFGGSTTVYTRPLARLIEQLQRLPGVGPKTAQRLALHILKRSEDEVQALAQALIEAKQQVGLCQECFHLSAEPVCEICRNPNRDNTTLCVVADSRDLIALEKTREYSGKYHILGGVISPMDGIGPEQLNVSPLVRRVSQQKTKEVILAITPSVEGETTTLYVGQLLKPFTKVTRIAFGLPVGGELEYADEVTLARALEGRREL